Proteins encoded in a region of the Marinobacter arenosus genome:
- the fliS gene encoding flagellar export chaperone FliS → MNGLQQYQRINTQTSITDADPHKLIQLLYQGALERINMAKAKLQARDYDAKGKLILKAMDIVAALRGFLDKEQGGELSERLDALYEYMERTLWEANARNDLNRLDEVAQLLRSIKEGWDGIRDEVVAQQQAG, encoded by the coding sequence ATGAACGGCCTTCAGCAATACCAGCGAATCAACACCCAGACCAGCATTACCGATGCCGATCCGCACAAACTCATCCAGCTCCTTTACCAGGGGGCCCTTGAGCGCATCAACATGGCCAAGGCGAAGCTGCAGGCACGGGATTATGACGCCAAAGGCAAGTTGATCCTGAAAGCGATGGACATCGTGGCGGCGCTTCGGGGGTTTCTGGACAAGGAGCAGGGTGGCGAACTGTCCGAGCGTCTTGACGCACTCTATGAGTACATGGAGCGCACGCTTTGGGAGGCGAATGCCCGAAACGACCTTAACCGTCTGGATGAGGTGGCCCAGTTGCTGCGCTCCATCAAGGAAGGCTGGGACGGTATCCGGGACGAGGTTGTTGCCCAGCAGCAGGCTGGCTGA
- a CDS encoding MGMT family protein, giving the protein MEPTKDQKIWQVVLSIPKGKVASYGQVADMAGLGRQARYIGRALGKLPAGHSVPWYRVLRTNGQIAFPEGSPTYLKQKELLEQEGVEVVDGRVLMRQFRWQP; this is encoded by the coding sequence ATGGAGCCAACCAAGGATCAAAAGATCTGGCAGGTGGTTCTCTCCATCCCGAAGGGCAAGGTGGCAAGCTACGGGCAGGTCGCCGACATGGCCGGCTTGGGGCGCCAGGCCCGTTACATCGGCCGTGCCCTGGGAAAGCTCCCGGCAGGCCATTCTGTGCCCTGGTATAGAGTGCTGCGCACCAACGGCCAGATCGCCTTTCCCGAAGGTTCTCCGACGTATCTAAAGCAAAAGGAATTGCTGGAACAGGAAGGCGTAGAAGTCGTCGATGGAAGGGTATTAATGCGCCAATTCCGTTGGCAGCCCTAG
- a CDS encoding SDR family oxidoreductase, with protein MKLQDSVIAITGGGQGLGRAMAEFLAARGAKLALIDLMPEKLDEAVAACKAAGVEAKSYVCNVAKEEDVEQTFAAIVSDFGQLNGLINNAGILRDGLMVKVKDGQVEKRMELSQWQSVIDVNLTGVFLCGREAATQMIKNGDQGVIINIASISRAGNMGQSNYSAAKAGVSALVPVWAKELARYGIRCMGIAPGFIETEMTASMKPEALEKMTAGIPLKRMGKPEEIASAAAFIFENDYVSGRMIEVDGALRL; from the coding sequence ATGAAACTTCAAGATTCCGTAATCGCAATCACTGGTGGCGGTCAGGGCCTGGGTCGCGCCATGGCCGAGTTCCTGGCAGCCCGGGGCGCAAAGCTCGCGCTCATCGATCTTATGCCAGAGAAACTCGACGAAGCCGTAGCCGCCTGCAAAGCCGCGGGGGTGGAGGCAAAGAGCTACGTCTGCAACGTGGCGAAGGAGGAAGATGTCGAGCAAACCTTCGCGGCCATTGTGAGCGACTTCGGCCAGCTCAACGGTCTGATTAATAACGCCGGCATCCTGCGGGACGGCCTGATGGTCAAGGTCAAGGATGGCCAGGTTGAGAAGCGCATGGAACTGTCCCAATGGCAGTCGGTTATTGACGTCAACCTCACCGGTGTTTTCCTGTGCGGCCGGGAAGCGGCTACCCAAATGATCAAGAACGGCGACCAGGGCGTGATCATCAACATTGCCTCAATTTCCCGCGCGGGGAATATGGGACAGAGCAACTACTCTGCCGCCAAGGCGGGTGTGTCTGCCCTGGTTCCAGTGTGGGCCAAGGAGCTGGCGCGTTATGGCATTCGCTGCATGGGCATTGCGCCGGGCTTTATCGAAACCGAGATGACCGCCTCCATGAAACCGGAAGCGCTGGAGAAGATGACCGCGGGGATTCCTCTCAAGCGCATGGGCAAGCCGGAGGAGATTGCTTCGGCGGCGGCGTTTATTTTCGAGAACGATTATGTGTCGGGGCGGATGATTGAGGTTGATGGGGCGCTTCGGCTCTAA
- a CDS encoding response regulator has protein sequence MPNLDLPILVVDDAKFSSMVVGRTLRNAGYRDVRIVNNATAALELIEQRPVSVLIADWLMPEMDGLELTDHVRQQDEQNNHYTYVILLTARESVEALSEAFDRGVDDFIYKSDMTKQLIPRIFAADRMADRQNTLLKANSLLIENNRELEATNIIDLETSLCNNKYGRERLAKMLRHAESRGGSCAYVLCGIRNWQDLKRKHPPTVMSELAVGIARRLSTLIRPIDVLCRVGDNQFAIIAYFPNSDHCTTTAFRRVFDGINHKALKTTAGYISVEAGMVLCRADAQKGTPSVQEMERTAVQGLVDAYETRRFTETAPEITEDA, from the coding sequence ATGCCAAACCTGGACCTACCCATACTCGTAGTAGATGACGCCAAATTCAGCAGTATGGTGGTTGGCCGTACCTTGCGAAATGCCGGTTATCGCGACGTACGCATCGTCAACAACGCCACTGCTGCACTTGAGTTGATCGAACAGCGCCCGGTCAGCGTCCTGATTGCCGACTGGCTGATGCCGGAAATGGATGGCCTGGAGCTCACAGATCACGTCCGGCAACAGGACGAGCAGAACAACCACTACACCTATGTGATTCTGCTCACGGCGCGGGAGAGCGTCGAGGCGCTCTCCGAAGCGTTCGACCGGGGCGTGGACGACTTCATCTACAAGTCCGACATGACCAAGCAGCTGATCCCGCGGATCTTCGCCGCAGATCGAATGGCCGATCGCCAGAACACACTGCTGAAAGCGAATTCCCTGCTGATTGAAAACAACCGGGAACTCGAGGCGACCAACATCATCGATCTCGAAACCAGCCTCTGTAACAACAAGTATGGCCGCGAACGCCTCGCCAAAATGCTGCGCCATGCCGAATCCCGGGGTGGCTCATGCGCCTATGTACTGTGCGGCATTCGCAACTGGCAAGATCTCAAACGGAAGCATCCACCAACGGTGATGAGCGAACTGGCCGTTGGCATCGCCCGGCGCCTAAGCACCCTGATTCGACCGATTGACGTGCTGTGCCGGGTGGGCGACAACCAGTTCGCCATCATTGCGTACTTCCCCAACAGCGACCATTGCACAACCACTGCGTTCCGACGGGTATTCGACGGCATCAATCACAAGGCACTTAAAACCACCGCAGGCTATATCTCCGTGGAAGCGGGCATGGTGCTTTGCCGGGCCGATGCCCAGAAAGGCACGCCGTCAGTACAGGAGATGGAGCGCACCGCCGTTCAGGGTCTGGTGGATGCCTATGAAACCCGGCGATTTACAGAAACGGCGCCGGAGATCACCGAGGACGCGTGA
- a CDS encoding YajQ family cyclic di-GMP-binding protein: MPSFDIVSEIDMHEVTNAVDQAKRELGNRWDFKNVQADIEQDDKGITISAEQDFQLEQLMEILRMAFAKRNVDSRAISEDGESKSGKLVKQHLVLKQGIETDMAKKIVKMIKDAKLKVQASIQGDKVRVNGKKRDDLQTAIAMLREADLDIPLQFNNFRD; encoded by the coding sequence ATGCCTTCTTTTGACATAGTTTCTGAAATTGATATGCACGAAGTCACCAATGCGGTGGACCAGGCCAAACGCGAGCTGGGCAATCGCTGGGATTTCAAGAACGTGCAGGCGGACATCGAGCAGGATGACAAGGGCATCACCATCAGTGCCGAGCAGGACTTCCAGCTTGAACAACTCATGGAAATCCTGCGGATGGCCTTTGCCAAACGCAACGTGGACAGCCGCGCGATCAGCGAGGACGGTGAAAGCAAATCCGGCAAGCTGGTAAAGCAGCACCTGGTCCTGAAACAGGGCATCGAGACGGACATGGCGAAGAAGATCGTGAAGATGATCAAGGACGCCAAACTCAAGGTGCAGGCCAGTATCCAGGGCGACAAGGTCCGGGTGAACGGCAAGAAGCGGGACGACCTGCAGACTGCCATTGCCATGTTGCGCGAGGCAGATCTGGATATTCCGTTGCAGTTCAACAATTTTCGAGACTGA
- a CDS encoding argininosuccinate synthase, giving the protein MSDIKKVVLAYSGGLDTSVIVRWLQDTYNCEVVTFTADIGQGEEVEPARAKAEALGVKEIYIEDLREEFVRDYVFPMFRANTIYEGEYLLGTSIARPLISRRLIEIANETGADAISHGATGKGNDQVRFELGAYALKPGVKVIAPWREWDLNSREKLLAYCDERNIPVEKKKGKSPYSMDANLLHISYEGINLEDPWAEAEEDMWRWSVSPEAAPDKPTYVELTYSKGDIVAVDGQEMKPHVVLETLNKLAGENGIGRLDIVENRYVGMKSRGCYETPGGTIMLRAHRAIESITLDREVAHLKDSIMPRYAEVIYNGYWWSPEREALQALIDQTQTYVNGTVRLKLYKGNVDVVGRKSDDSLFDEKIATFEEDQGAYDQKDAEGFIKLNALRLRIAAGKGRAL; this is encoded by the coding sequence ATGTCTGACATTAAAAAGGTGGTGCTGGCCTATTCCGGTGGCCTGGATACTTCCGTGATCGTGCGGTGGTTGCAGGATACCTACAACTGTGAGGTGGTGACCTTCACCGCTGATATCGGCCAGGGCGAGGAAGTGGAACCGGCGCGGGCGAAAGCCGAGGCGCTGGGGGTAAAGGAAATCTACATCGAGGACCTGCGCGAGGAGTTTGTGCGCGATTACGTGTTCCCGATGTTCCGCGCGAACACCATCTACGAGGGTGAGTACCTGCTGGGTACCTCCATTGCCCGCCCGCTGATCTCACGCCGACTGATCGAGATCGCCAATGAGACCGGCGCCGATGCCATCTCCCATGGCGCGACCGGCAAGGGCAACGACCAGGTGCGTTTCGAGCTGGGTGCCTATGCCCTCAAGCCAGGTGTAAAGGTGATTGCGCCCTGGCGCGAGTGGGACCTGAACTCGCGCGAGAAGCTGCTGGCGTACTGCGATGAGCGCAACATTCCGGTGGAGAAGAAGAAGGGCAAGAGCCCGTACTCCATGGATGCGAACCTGCTGCACATCTCCTACGAAGGCATCAACCTGGAAGATCCCTGGGCGGAAGCCGAGGAAGACATGTGGCGCTGGAGCGTTTCCCCGGAAGCGGCCCCGGACAAGCCGACCTACGTTGAGCTGACCTACAGTAAGGGTGACATCGTCGCCGTCGATGGCCAGGAGATGAAGCCGCACGTGGTGCTGGAGACCCTGAACAAGCTGGCGGGCGAGAACGGCATTGGCCGTCTGGATATCGTCGAGAACCGTTATGTTGGTATGAAGTCCCGCGGATGTTACGAGACCCCGGGCGGCACCATCATGCTGCGGGCTCACCGTGCCATTGAGTCCATCACCCTGGACCGTGAAGTGGCGCACCTGAAAGACAGCATCATGCCGCGCTACGCCGAGGTGATCTACAACGGTTACTGGTGGTCGCCGGAGCGTGAAGCGCTGCAGGCCTTGATCGATCAGACTCAGACCTATGTGAACGGTACCGTTCGACTGAAGCTCTACAAGGGTAATGTCGATGTTGTCGGCCGGAAGTCTGACGACTCCCTGTTTGACGAGAAGATCGCCACCTTCGAGGAAGATCAGGGTGCCTACGACCAGAAAGATGCGGAAGGCTTTATCAAGCTGAACGCCCTGCGTCTGCGTATCGCCGCTGGCAAAGGCCGCGCGCTCTGA
- the gspN gene encoding type II secretion system protein N: protein MSDAEPKSFLRPGKVILLVLLGLVVYAVALVVWIPAGWVWHQASAHVPLPEQVQVRQVSGQVWKGAAGMMVAGYPVRVDWHLGWPSLTDLSLPVDISVASSQSSVEGDVTISWPERAELNARGQVVVSEFEELIRRSGGAMIEGNVTIDRLNLVWADGRIERVDGFARWAGGLVKWPMGNQTGQARFPPMQANLDTTQGGIALTVAEQDGTGPAAETSILWNGMMEVRVYKRMVDLAGQPWSESASPDDVVFRVKQPLLPGAR, encoded by the coding sequence ATGAGTGACGCCGAACCCAAATCCTTTCTCCGCCCTGGCAAGGTGATTCTCCTTGTCCTGTTGGGGCTGGTCGTCTATGCGGTGGCACTGGTGGTTTGGATACCCGCAGGATGGGTCTGGCACCAGGCTTCGGCCCATGTTCCCCTTCCGGAACAGGTGCAGGTCCGACAGGTTTCCGGCCAGGTCTGGAAGGGTGCCGCGGGAATGATGGTGGCAGGCTATCCGGTGCGTGTTGACTGGCATCTTGGCTGGCCGTCCCTGACCGACCTGTCCTTACCGGTCGACATTTCTGTTGCTTCGTCACAATCTTCGGTTGAGGGCGATGTTACGATTAGCTGGCCGGAGCGGGCCGAGCTCAATGCCCGTGGCCAGGTCGTGGTCAGCGAGTTTGAGGAGCTGATTCGCCGGAGTGGTGGTGCCATGATCGAGGGCAACGTCACCATTGATCGGTTGAATCTGGTGTGGGCGGATGGCCGAATTGAGCGTGTTGACGGTTTTGCTCGATGGGCTGGGGGGCTGGTCAAGTGGCCCATGGGTAACCAGACAGGCCAGGCACGGTTCCCGCCCATGCAGGCCAACCTCGACACCACTCAAGGTGGAATCGCGTTGACCGTGGCAGAGCAGGATGGTACCGGCCCGGCGGCGGAGACCAGCATCCTCTGGAATGGCATGATGGAAGTCCGGGTCTACAAACGCATGGTGGATCTGGCCGGTCAACCCTGGTCGGAATCGGCCAGTCCGGATGATGTGGTTTTCCGGGTCAAGCAACCATTGCTGCCGGGAGCGCGTTGA
- the groL gene encoding chaperonin GroEL (60 kDa chaperone family; promotes refolding of misfolded polypeptides especially under stressful conditions; forms two stacked rings of heptamers to form a barrel-shaped 14mer; ends can be capped by GroES; misfolded proteins enter the barrel where they are refolded when GroES binds), producing MAAKDVKFGDNARKRMVAGVNVLADAVKVTLGPKGRNVVLEKSFGAPTITKDGVSVAKEIELSDKFENMGAQMVKEVASQANDTAGDGTTTATVLAQSIVNEGVKAVTAGMNPMDLKRGIDKATTEAVKAIRDMAKPCDDSKMIAQVGTISANGDETIGRIIADAMEKVGKEGVITVEEGRGLEDELDVVEGMQFDRGFLSPYFINNQDNMSAELEDPYILLVDKKISNIRELLPVLEAVAKAGKPLQIIAEDIEGEALATLVVNNMRGIVKVNAVKAPGFGDRRKEMLQDIAILSGGTVISEEVGLTLENTTLDDLGTAKRVNVTKENTTIIGGAGAQADIEARVEQIRKQIEDSSSDYDKEKLQERVAKLAGGVAVIKVGAGSEVEMKEKKARVEDALHSTRAAVEEGIVPGGGVTLIRAIAALDKVDAINEEQKAGVNILRRAMEAPLRQIVYNAGGESSVVVAKVREGEGSFGFNAATEQYGDMLEMGILDPAKVTRSALQAAASVASLIITTEAMVADEPQDEGAGGGMPDMGGMGGMGGMGGMM from the coding sequence ATGGCAGCTAAAGACGTTAAATTTGGTGATAACGCGCGCAAGCGCATGGTCGCAGGCGTCAACGTTCTGGCAGACGCGGTTAAAGTGACCTTGGGTCCCAAGGGCCGTAACGTGGTTCTGGAAAAGTCCTTCGGCGCGCCAACCATCACCAAAGATGGTGTTTCCGTAGCGAAGGAAATCGAACTGTCAGACAAGTTCGAGAACATGGGCGCCCAGATGGTGAAAGAAGTGGCTTCCCAGGCCAACGACACGGCTGGTGACGGCACCACGACTGCAACCGTTCTGGCCCAGTCCATCGTTAACGAGGGCGTGAAGGCGGTTACTGCCGGCATGAACCCGATGGACCTGAAGCGCGGCATCGATAAGGCCACCACGGAAGCTGTGAAGGCAATCCGTGATATGGCGAAGCCGTGCGACGACAGCAAGATGATTGCTCAGGTCGGCACTATCTCTGCCAACGGTGATGAGACCATCGGTAGGATCATCGCCGATGCGATGGAAAAAGTGGGCAAAGAAGGCGTCATTACCGTTGAGGAAGGCCGTGGCCTGGAAGACGAGCTGGACGTGGTTGAAGGTATGCAGTTCGACCGTGGCTTCCTGTCACCGTACTTCATCAACAACCAGGACAACATGTCTGCCGAGCTGGAAGACCCGTACATCCTGCTGGTCGACAAAAAGATCTCCAACATCCGCGAGCTGCTGCCGGTGCTGGAAGCTGTAGCCAAGGCTGGCAAGCCACTGCAGATCATCGCTGAGGACATCGAAGGCGAAGCGCTTGCAACTCTGGTTGTGAACAACATGCGCGGCATCGTTAAGGTCAACGCTGTGAAGGCGCCTGGCTTTGGTGACCGTCGCAAGGAAATGCTGCAGGACATCGCGATCCTCTCCGGTGGTACCGTGATTTCTGAAGAAGTCGGCCTGACTCTTGAGAACACCACCCTGGATGACCTTGGCACAGCCAAGCGCGTTAACGTCACCAAGGAAAACACCACGATCATCGGTGGTGCCGGTGCACAGGCAGACATCGAAGCTCGCGTTGAGCAGATCCGCAAGCAGATCGAAGACAGCTCTTCCGATTACGACAAGGAGAAGCTGCAGGAACGCGTGGCCAAGCTGGCCGGCGGTGTCGCCGTCATCAAGGTTGGCGCCGGTTCCGAAGTGGAAATGAAAGAGAAGAAGGCCCGTGTTGAAGACGCGTTGCACTCCACCCGTGCTGCGGTGGAAGAGGGCATCGTGCCTGGCGGCGGTGTTACCCTGATCCGTGCCATCGCGGCCCTGGACAAGGTGGATGCCATCAACGAAGAGCAGAAAGCCGGTGTTAACATCCTGCGCCGCGCCATGGAAGCTCCGCTGCGTCAGATCGTCTACAACGCCGGTGGCGAGTCTTCCGTTGTGGTCGCCAAGGTGCGTGAAGGCGAAGGTTCCTTCGGCTTCAATGCAGCCACCGAGCAGTACGGCGACATGCTGGAAATGGGTATCCTGGATCCCGCCAAGGTAACCCGTTCAGCCCTGCAGGCCGCTGCTTCCGTTGCGTCCCTGATCATCACCACCGAGGCGATGGTTGCGGATGAGCCGCAAGACGAAGGCGCCGGTGGTGGTATGCCGGACATGGGCGGCATGGGCGGAATGGGAGGCATGGGCGGCATGATGTAA
- a CDS encoding FxsA family protein — MSVFLFLFIVMPIAEMAVLIKVGGIIGVLNTVGLVLLTAVIGAWLLRQQGLATLLRANQRLNSGELPAKEVAEGLILAVGGALLLTPGFITDTIGFLCLIPGTRHWLAAQALKRMVVSGQSRGFYFRAGGGQSPFGQDPFGNRENPFGQQRPFDRDSDGNIIEGEYEDETESDRDRIEKK, encoded by the coding sequence ATGTCTGTGTTTCTGTTTCTCTTCATTGTCATGCCGATCGCCGAGATGGCGGTGCTCATCAAGGTCGGGGGCATAATCGGCGTGTTGAATACCGTTGGATTGGTGCTGTTGACCGCGGTCATTGGCGCCTGGCTGCTGCGCCAGCAGGGGCTCGCCACGCTGCTGAGAGCCAATCAACGCCTGAATAGCGGAGAGTTACCCGCAAAAGAGGTGGCTGAGGGCCTGATTCTGGCCGTGGGCGGTGCGCTGTTGCTGACGCCGGGCTTCATTACAGACACGATCGGCTTTCTCTGCCTCATACCGGGCACCCGTCACTGGCTCGCTGCGCAGGCCTTGAAGCGGATGGTGGTTTCCGGCCAGAGCCGGGGCTTCTATTTTCGCGCCGGAGGTGGCCAGAGTCCCTTTGGTCAGGACCCGTTCGGCAATCGTGAGAATCCTTTCGGCCAGCAGCGCCCGTTTGACCGTGATAGTGATGGCAACATCATCGAGGGCGAGTATGAGGACGAAACCGAATCTGACCGGGATCGCATCGAAAAAAAGTGA
- a CDS encoding AmpG family muropeptide MFS transporter, translating into MTILSSDRRALLRDTFYTYTRWQVIALLFLGFSAGLPFLLVFSTLNARLADVGVETATIGFFSWLGITYSIKVFWAPVVDRLKLPVLDRLLGKRRSWIILAQAGIAGGLYLMANVDATTAPEMMALCGLMVAFSSATQDVAIDAYRIEIAEERLQAALAATYIFGYRLALLVAGAGALYLAEFFSWQVSYQVMACLVGVGALTVLIVREPAVNHFAAAQDIAHKIEQEAEKRGHLNPRLARLVGWFYAAVAGPFLDFFKRYKELAVLILVMVAVYRISDIAMGVMANPFYLDFMGFSKTQVADVTKIFGFFMTIAGSLAGGVMVVRYGVRRILLLGAVMTAATNLLFVLLAQYPPNVITLAAVVSADNLSGGIANVALIAWLSSMTSASFTATQYALFSSLMTLPGKFLGGFSGMVVADFGYAQFFFVAGVMGVPAILLAIFMIRQGERLDALAPRKAEQVEPDEKAALKES; encoded by the coding sequence TTGACCATTCTTTCCAGCGACCGCCGCGCCCTGCTCAGGGACACCTTCTACACCTACACTCGCTGGCAGGTCATCGCCCTCCTGTTTCTTGGGTTTTCGGCAGGGCTTCCTTTCCTGCTGGTGTTCTCGACCCTGAACGCGCGTTTGGCCGATGTGGGCGTGGAAACCGCCACCATCGGCTTTTTCAGCTGGCTGGGGATAACCTATTCCATCAAGGTTTTCTGGGCGCCGGTGGTGGATCGGCTGAAGCTGCCCGTATTGGACCGGTTGCTGGGTAAGCGCCGAAGCTGGATCATCCTGGCTCAAGCAGGTATTGCCGGCGGCCTCTACCTGATGGCCAATGTTGACGCCACGACGGCACCGGAAATGATGGCCCTGTGTGGTCTTATGGTCGCGTTTTCCTCGGCCACCCAGGATGTTGCCATTGATGCCTATCGCATAGAAATCGCCGAAGAACGGCTGCAGGCGGCGCTGGCGGCCACCTACATCTTCGGCTACCGGCTTGCACTACTGGTGGCCGGTGCCGGCGCGCTGTATCTGGCGGAATTCTTTTCCTGGCAGGTGTCCTACCAGGTAATGGCCTGCCTGGTCGGTGTCGGAGCCCTGACGGTGCTGATTGTTCGCGAGCCGGCGGTTAACCACTTCGCCGCCGCCCAGGACATCGCCCACAAAATCGAACAGGAAGCGGAAAAGCGTGGCCACCTCAATCCGCGCCTCGCACGACTTGTCGGCTGGTTCTATGCCGCCGTCGCCGGCCCGTTCCTCGATTTCTTTAAGCGCTACAAAGAGCTGGCGGTTCTTATCCTGGTGATGGTCGCGGTTTACCGGATTTCCGACATTGCCATGGGGGTAATGGCTAACCCCTTCTATCTGGACTTCATGGGCTTCAGCAAGACCCAGGTGGCGGATGTCACCAAGATCTTCGGTTTCTTCATGACCATCGCCGGTTCGCTGGCCGGTGGGGTTATGGTGGTGCGGTACGGCGTTCGCAGGATTCTGTTGCTGGGGGCAGTGATGACTGCAGCAACCAACCTGCTGTTCGTCCTGCTTGCCCAGTACCCGCCGAACGTGATTACGCTGGCGGCCGTGGTCAGCGCCGACAACCTGAGCGGGGGCATCGCCAACGTCGCGCTCATCGCCTGGCTGTCCAGCATGACCAGTGCCTCCTTCACGGCAACTCAGTACGCTCTGTTCAGTTCCCTGATGACCCTTCCCGGCAAGTTCCTTGGCGGTTTTTCAGGCATGGTGGTGGCCGACTTCGGGTACGCCCAGTTTTTCTTCGTGGCCGGCGTCATGGGTGTGCCGGCCATACTGTTGGCGATCTTCATGATCCGCCAGGGGGAGCGCCTGGATGCGCTGGCACCACGAAAGGCCGAGCAGGTCGAGCCGGACGAGAAAGCTGCATTAAAGGAGTCCTGA
- a CDS encoding AraC family transcriptional regulator → MTSLGTASVAALRQYVRAAESAGEDTDALFKRTGLNPDILATDDGRIPGEQLQKFIHLLYEQTGNPILGLETGDFVQPGSYSVLGYITMSCATLGEAVARIAPFEKLVGDMGTTSLAINGDEITLTWTCHFTDPVVRPHLVDNVFSSWVNYARWLADNRTASPSRVCLRRPSPGQALEQAYQERWRCPVLFGADEDSVSLKKDLLETRLRQPDPLLRKTLEAHALTQLAALDTDSDLISRVKHSIQQQLMHGITRQDMVAEDLRMTSRTLQRKLSQDGVSYQKLLDEVRLKMAEDYLLNSELAIPDIALRLGYSETTSFHRKFKAVKGKTPGEFRASRD, encoded by the coding sequence ATGACATCCCTTGGAACCGCCTCTGTCGCAGCCTTGCGGCAATACGTTCGCGCCGCCGAATCCGCCGGCGAGGACACCGATGCCCTGTTCAAACGGACGGGACTGAACCCGGACATCCTGGCGACGGACGACGGCCGCATCCCGGGCGAGCAACTCCAGAAGTTCATCCATCTCCTGTACGAACAGACCGGCAACCCGATTCTCGGGCTGGAAACTGGCGATTTCGTACAACCCGGCTCCTACAGCGTTCTCGGTTACATCACCATGAGCTGCGCCACGCTGGGGGAAGCCGTGGCCCGGATTGCCCCGTTCGAAAAACTCGTTGGTGACATGGGCACCACCAGCCTTGCCATCAATGGCGATGAGATCACGCTCACCTGGACCTGTCACTTCACCGATCCCGTCGTACGCCCTCACCTGGTCGACAATGTATTTTCGTCCTGGGTGAATTATGCCCGATGGCTGGCCGACAACCGCACCGCCTCACCCTCCCGTGTTTGCCTGCGGCGGCCATCCCCGGGCCAGGCGCTGGAGCAGGCCTATCAGGAACGCTGGCGTTGCCCTGTCCTGTTCGGTGCCGACGAGGACAGCGTTAGCCTGAAAAAGGATCTGCTGGAAACGCGCCTGCGACAACCGGACCCGCTGCTGCGGAAAACCCTCGAGGCCCACGCGCTTACCCAGCTTGCCGCCCTGGATACCGACAGCGATCTGATTTCCCGGGTAAAGCACAGCATCCAGCAGCAACTCATGCACGGGATCACGCGGCAGGACATGGTGGCGGAGGATCTGCGGATGACCAGTCGCACCCTGCAGCGCAAACTGAGCCAGGATGGGGTGTCCTATCAGAAACTTCTGGATGAGGTTCGGCTGAAAATGGCGGAGGATTATCTGCTCAACAGCGAGCTGGCAATTCCGGACATTGCATTACGGCTGGGATACAGTGAAACCACGTCGTTCCACCGCAAGTTCAAGGCCGTAAAAGGCAAGACGCCCGGAGAGTTCCGGGCGTCCAGAGACTGA
- the groES gene encoding co-chaperone GroES: MKIRPLHDRVVVRRKEEEEKTAGGIVLPGNAKEKPSQGEVVAVGNGRILDNGETRALAVKVGDTVVFGQYAGNTVKVDGEELLIMSENDIYGVLE; encoded by the coding sequence ATGAAAATTCGTCCGCTACACGATCGTGTTGTCGTGCGCCGTAAGGAAGAAGAAGAGAAAACTGCGGGTGGCATCGTGCTGCCGGGTAATGCCAAGGAGAAGCCTTCCCAGGGTGAAGTGGTTGCTGTCGGCAACGGTCGCATCCTGGACAATGGCGAAACCCGCGCGCTGGCGGTCAAGGTGGGTGACACCGTGGTCTTTGGCCAGTACGCCGGAAACACCGTAAAAGTCGACGGTGAAGAACTGCTCATCATGAGCGAGAACGACATTTACGGCGTGCTTGAGTGA